The Desulfosporosinus acidiphilus SJ4 genome has a window encoding:
- a CDS encoding methyl-accepting chemotaxis protein, protein MQKKRGLATIERIAKEIEGILDQYDDWKSAVKPLREVIDRNLGDNEFLCLFDLDGLALVHSNRLREGIYFNNETELRGARCTEPITQIYHRNTGEVLFEVASPIFVKGKHTYAVRLDIPLNKGQLTKQVYIGMLPSLFLAGALLIYSSFSPVSIISSLIALGVHAFYSFWFKNKLSTALQETFKVTKSIAKGNLKSRAKAHSDDELGNLSYEINKVSIGMTSIITDLTTITEKAQAMSQTQATHVNALVENQETFAATLEEFSAGAAEQIQSIKKSQDEVDEIESAAQSILESTQKVLSLTTSAKDTSQQGTLAVKEAVQEMEAIYQVTEQANDSILSLADQAQKIGDIISVINGITEQTNLLALNAAIEAARAGEHGRGFAVVAEEVRKLADSSAQSSQQIMLLISNVQGMVNTTVKNINQGMEVVNHGKTVIEQAGDAITSLDDVINSTSIRVEENLSNADHLLNRSQQLAEAQRLATSIATQFAEGANQSATAAEQQMISTQELVAIAAGLAETSEHLYEVIQRFDI, encoded by the coding sequence ATGCAAAAAAAACGAGGCCTAGCGACTATCGAACGCATTGCTAAAGAAATTGAAGGTATTTTAGATCAATATGATGATTGGAAAAGTGCTGTCAAGCCGCTTAGAGAAGTGATTGATCGAAACCTTGGTGACAATGAATTTCTGTGTTTATTTGATTTGGACGGGTTGGCTCTGGTTCATTCGAATCGTTTGAGAGAGGGTATTTACTTTAACAATGAGACAGAACTTCGGGGTGCACGATGTACAGAACCAATTACTCAGATTTATCATCGCAATACTGGTGAAGTCCTGTTTGAAGTTGCTAGTCCAATCTTTGTCAAAGGTAAGCATACCTATGCAGTTCGTCTGGACATTCCTCTTAATAAAGGACAACTCACAAAACAAGTGTATATCGGCATGTTACCCTCACTTTTTCTTGCAGGAGCATTGCTAATTTACAGCTCCTTTTCACCAGTGTCTATTATTTCTTCACTAATCGCTTTAGGGGTCCATGCTTTTTATAGCTTTTGGTTTAAAAACAAACTTTCTACCGCTCTTCAAGAAACATTCAAGGTCACAAAATCGATTGCAAAAGGAAATTTAAAGTCCAGAGCTAAAGCTCATTCGGACGATGAATTAGGAAACTTATCTTATGAAATAAACAAAGTTTCTATCGGGATGACATCCATAATTACAGACCTCACTACTATTACCGAGAAAGCTCAGGCTATGAGTCAAACTCAAGCAACCCATGTTAATGCGTTAGTTGAAAATCAAGAAACGTTTGCTGCCACATTAGAAGAGTTTAGCGCAGGAGCCGCTGAGCAAATTCAGAGTATAAAGAAGTCTCAAGATGAAGTCGATGAAATCGAATCTGCCGCCCAAAGTATCTTGGAGAGTACTCAGAAGGTTCTATCTTTAACGACCTCTGCCAAAGATACAAGCCAACAAGGAACCTTAGCTGTTAAAGAAGCCGTTCAGGAGATGGAAGCTATTTATCAAGTCACTGAGCAGGCGAATGACTCGATCTTAAGTTTAGCTGATCAGGCACAAAAGATCGGGGATATTATCTCAGTCATCAATGGGATCACGGAGCAGACAAATCTATTAGCCCTTAATGCTGCCATCGAGGCAGCCAGAGCTGGGGAACACGGCCGAGGTTTTGCTGTTGTTGCTGAGGAAGTCAGAAAACTGGCGGATAGTTCGGCTCAGTCTTCTCAACAAATTATGCTGCTTATTTCTAATGTTCAGGGAATGGTCAATACGACGGTGAAGAATATTAATCAAGGAATGGAGGTAGTAAATCACGGCAAAACTGTGATTGAACAAGCAGGAGATGCGATCACCTCACTTGATGATGTGATTAACTCCACCTCTATAAGAGTAGAAGAAAATCTTTCAAATGCCGATCATTTATTAAATCGAAGCCAACAGTTAGCTGAAGCCCAAAGATTGGCTACCTCAATCGCAACACAATTTGCCGAGGGGGCAAATCAATCGGCAACTGCAGCCGAGCAACAGATGATTTCAACGCAAGAACTAGTTGCGATTGCAGCAGGATTAGCCGAAACTTCGGAACATTTATATGAAGTAATACAAAGGTTTGATATTTAG
- a CDS encoding magnesium transporter: MLTISTFYLSRVLGNKVIMDNQKIVGKLLDLIVDVNEISPKVIAAKVKVEGKIRVIDFSEVSIYKNQGQYIIQCDRLKEIEVAKQNTMFLKKHVLDKQIVDMDGRKVVRVNDLRLAILKSGTFTIAVDVGFDGLLRRIGIAKPIKRILKPFGIRVPSKMILWDDVASVDYIHVGLTLSKEHDKLSTLHPSDLADIIEEYDKHTQVAIFNSLDEERAADVLEELETDAQLHVLANLSVEKAADVLEKMPADEVADILDEMEEEDAEKLLNEMEQEVSLEVRELMEYPDDTVGSLMTTDYISLNQSMTVNETLKELRHLKPEPDTVYYLYIVDDNEKLIAIVSLRDIVISELDIELKEIMHSDVIYVYDYEKIGKLNEIITKYNLLSVPVVDKSMKMLGMVIINDVMDLIVRKNRN; encoded by the coding sequence GTGTTAACAATATCAACTTTTTATCTTAGCCGGGTACTAGGTAATAAGGTTATTATGGATAATCAAAAGATAGTTGGCAAGCTATTGGATTTAATAGTTGATGTAAACGAGATCAGCCCAAAAGTAATTGCAGCTAAAGTTAAGGTAGAGGGGAAAATTAGAGTTATTGACTTTTCTGAGGTATCTATTTATAAAAATCAGGGTCAGTATATTATTCAGTGTGATCGGTTAAAAGAAATTGAAGTTGCCAAACAAAACACTATGTTTCTTAAAAAGCATGTTTTAGATAAGCAAATTGTCGATATGGATGGCCGGAAAGTTGTAAGGGTGAACGATTTACGGTTAGCAATTCTAAAAAGCGGTACATTTACAATTGCGGTTGATGTAGGTTTTGATGGCCTCTTAAGACGTATCGGGATTGCTAAACCGATCAAGAGAATTTTAAAACCTTTTGGGATTCGCGTACCAAGTAAAATGATTTTATGGGATGATGTGGCTTCCGTTGATTATATCCATGTTGGACTAACGCTTTCCAAAGAACATGACAAACTTTCAACCCTTCACCCCTCGGATCTTGCCGATATTATTGAAGAATACGATAAACACACCCAGGTTGCAATCTTTAATTCTCTCGACGAAGAGAGAGCGGCAGATGTTCTTGAAGAACTTGAAACAGATGCGCAATTACACGTCTTGGCTAACCTTTCGGTAGAAAAGGCTGCCGACGTTCTTGAGAAAATGCCGGCAGATGAAGTTGCAGATATTCTTGATGAGATGGAAGAGGAAGATGCCGAGAAACTGTTAAATGAGATGGAACAAGAAGTATCTCTTGAAGTTCGGGAATTGATGGAATACCCGGATGACACGGTAGGAAGTTTAATGACCACAGATTATATCTCTCTTAATCAGAGCATGACAGTCAACGAAACTTTAAAGGAGTTAAGGCACTTAAAACCTGAACCAGATACGGTTTATTATCTTTATATTGTTGATGATAATGAAAAACTTATTGCGATTGTCTCTTTAAGGGATATTGTCATTTCTGAACTTGATATCGAACTTAAGGAAATCATGCATAGTGATGTTATCTATGTTTATGATTACGAAAAAATTGGAAAACTGAACGAAATAATAACCAAGTATAATTTACTTTCAGTTCCGGTGGTTGACAAAAGTATGAAGATGCTTGGAATGGTTATTATCAATGATGTTATGGATTTAATCGTAAGAAAAAATAGAAATTAG
- a CDS encoding Nramp family divalent metal transporter, with translation MMTQAKKSSLLRNLVLFLSVLGPGIITGSVDNDAGGITTYSVAGAHYGYSLLWTLIPAFIALVVVQEMNARMGMVTGKGLADLIRENAGVKITFFIFIGLLIADIGNTTTEFAGVAGSMQVFSVSKYIAVPLVAIAVWFLVVKGTYRMAEKIFLIFSVFLLSYIISAIMGKPNWGEIGASIIHPDIEYNFDYITMVIGLIGTTIAPWMQFYMQSAVIEKGLEIKDYKFTMWDVIIGSIATVVVAFFIVVACASTLHVNGVKIQEAKDAALALEPFAGTFASQVFAFGLFIASVFSATILPIATAFYVCEAFGFEAGIDKKLNEAPQFYTLFTAILIIAVGIILIPNAPLILISLWSQVLNGVLLPVVLICMMLLINNKEIMGEHTNKLFHNIVGWVTTVILIGLTIALLIGSFM, from the coding sequence ATGATGACACAAGCAAAGAAATCATCCCTATTAAGAAATTTGGTATTATTTTTGTCAGTTCTAGGTCCAGGTATCATCACGGGAAGTGTTGATAACGACGCAGGTGGAATTACTACTTATTCGGTGGCCGGAGCGCACTATGGATATAGTCTTTTATGGACCTTGATTCCCGCCTTCATCGCCCTTGTCGTTGTACAGGAAATGAATGCGAGAATGGGCATGGTTACAGGAAAAGGACTTGCAGATTTAATAAGGGAAAACGCAGGCGTAAAAATCACATTTTTTATTTTTATTGGGCTTCTCATTGCCGACATCGGCAATACAACGACGGAGTTCGCAGGTGTAGCGGGTAGTATGCAAGTTTTCAGCGTCAGCAAATATATTGCGGTACCCCTTGTGGCAATTGCTGTGTGGTTTCTGGTTGTCAAAGGAACTTATCGTATGGCTGAAAAAATATTTTTGATCTTCAGTGTGTTCCTTCTTTCTTACATCATATCCGCTATCATGGGAAAACCAAACTGGGGAGAAATCGGCGCCTCAATAATTCACCCGGATATAGAATATAACTTTGATTATATTACGATGGTTATTGGCTTGATTGGGACAACGATAGCCCCATGGATGCAATTTTATATGCAGTCTGCAGTAATAGAAAAAGGACTGGAAATTAAGGATTATAAATTTACCATGTGGGACGTAATTATTGGCAGTATTGCAACAGTGGTCGTCGCCTTCTTCATAGTGGTTGCCTGTGCATCAACTCTTCACGTCAACGGTGTCAAGATACAAGAGGCAAAAGATGCAGCATTAGCCTTGGAACCTTTTGCCGGAACATTTGCATCTCAAGTATTTGCTTTTGGTCTATTTATCGCCTCGGTCTTCTCGGCGACGATACTTCCGATTGCCACAGCATTTTATGTTTGTGAAGCATTTGGATTTGAAGCAGGTATTGATAAAAAACTAAATGAAGCTCCCCAATTTTATACATTATTTACTGCTATCTTGATCATTGCTGTAGGGATTATTCTTATACCGAATGCGCCGCTTATCTTGATAAGCTTATGGTCACAGGTTCTTAACGGTGTTTTGCTGCCGGTCGTACTCATTTGTATGATGCTTTTAATAAATAATAAGGAGATTATGGGAGAACACACTAATAAGTTGTTTCATAATATTGTTGGATGGGTAACGACAGTTATTTTAATCGGTTTAACGATTGCACTTCTGATTGGTTCATTTATGTAA
- a CDS encoding phosphatase PAP2 family protein, which yields MNSFDLYIYHHINGLAGHYSFVDRIMAFFAQYALELYVVLFLLAWFTLPKAESMKRHALVVAGFSGVLALCFNVVIGHVFFRPRPFVALPKGTFNQLIPHSLDTSFPSDHTSGSFGFAAGSWRKTQFWVRRTFTVLAFIVAFARIYTGVHWPTDVLAGMVIGIFSARLTWIFNRKLKPLTLIALRLFRYGKFSKMKSRSVT from the coding sequence TTGAATTCATTTGACCTTTATATATACCATCATATAAATGGTTTGGCCGGACATTATTCCTTCGTGGACAGAATTATGGCCTTCTTTGCCCAGTATGCTTTGGAACTATACGTTGTTTTGTTTTTGTTAGCTTGGTTCACTTTACCCAAAGCGGAGTCAATGAAACGTCATGCTTTGGTTGTTGCGGGTTTTTCAGGAGTATTGGCACTGTGCTTTAATGTAGTAATTGGGCATGTTTTCTTCCGCCCACGCCCCTTTGTTGCGCTTCCTAAAGGGACATTCAATCAACTTATTCCACATTCCCTTGATACTTCATTTCCTAGCGACCACACCTCAGGAAGCTTTGGTTTTGCCGCAGGATCTTGGCGAAAAACCCAGTTCTGGGTTAGAAGGACTTTTACAGTTTTAGCATTTATTGTGGCCTTTGCTCGAATTTATACCGGTGTGCACTGGCCAACAGACGTTCTAGCTGGTATGGTAATTGGTATTTTTAGTGCTCGATTAACTTGGATTTTTAATCGTAAACTTAAGCCTTTAACATTAATAGCCCTTCGGCTTTTTCGCTACGGAAAATTTTCTAAAATGAAATCACGATCAGTAACGTAA
- a CDS encoding c-type cytochrome — MHPRKLTSIVTLLIVLLLIGCSKQPAPTTPPPAQTGQSTNTPATNVANGASAAKTEVTGATLYTTNCSGCHGVTGAGASGPAINTDEWKNNSSKVQGVVKKGQGTMPAFTGKLNDTQIKAIGDFVASLKK, encoded by the coding sequence ATGCACCCGCGAAAATTAACTTCAATTGTTACTTTGCTTATTGTCCTACTCCTAATAGGATGCAGTAAACAACCAGCTCCTACCACTCCACCCCCTGCTCAGACAGGGCAATCAACAAATACTCCCGCGACTAACGTCGCCAACGGGGCATCTGCAGCTAAGACCGAAGTTACCGGCGCAACTCTATATACTACAAATTGTTCAGGATGTCACGGAGTTACCGGAGCTGGCGCGAGTGGTCCCGCCATTAATACGGATGAATGGAAGAATAATTCATCGAAGGTTCAAGGTGTTGTCAAAAAAGGGCAGGGTACGATGCCTGCTTTTACCGGAAAACTCAATGACACTCAAATAAAGGCAATTGGAGATTTCGTAGCTTCGTTGAAAAAATAA
- a CDS encoding sigma-54 interaction domain-containing protein has protein sequence MKLLDIMKPWIGNKQIKNGLNENSNVHSLTIDDINWSSSMIEVMNDEGNKTGEVTKELLLYLLKVTAMWMLGDIMDKFQEAVIAIDLEGRIFYVNRAYSRILGVATRNIIGRKIQQIEPEAEILKVIDTKLPIIKKNQYIKTLDKYVSVHIFPIEQDGELKAVASIFRDSTTLVKLGQEVENANEIAMSYRRQMEAQNDLGKLKIIGNSPSFLRTVSQAIIVAKTEATVLIKGENGVGKEEIAKVIYSHSERKDRPMIMVNCAAIPENLIESELFGYEGGSFTGAKSGGKMGKFELANGGTLFLDEIGDMPLAMQSKLLRVLENREIEKIGRQKNIPVDIRMIAASNQPLDILIKEKKFRQDLYFRLNIVEIEVPSLRDRREDIGLLANYFLQKYNKKYGKSIVLSQEVLSFLYSYSWPGNVRELQNCMEYAGIMCFEDTFKLIHLPPHMKESIGLTVEKENEFDYGNGTLKEAVEAFEKKVILSAISACEDNRSKAMKLLGLSRRTFYRKLNDYSIHSGGK, from the coding sequence ATGAAACTTCTAGATATTATGAAACCTTGGATTGGCAATAAGCAGATTAAAAATGGACTGAATGAAAATTCTAATGTTCACAGTTTAACCATTGATGATATAAATTGGAGCAGTTCAATGATTGAGGTAATGAATGATGAGGGTAATAAGACTGGTGAAGTCACTAAAGAGTTATTGTTATACCTTCTAAAGGTAACAGCTATGTGGATGTTGGGCGATATCATGGATAAATTTCAAGAGGCTGTCATTGCAATTGACTTGGAAGGTAGAATTTTTTATGTAAATAGGGCATATTCCAGAATTCTTGGCGTTGCAACACGAAATATTATCGGTAGGAAAATTCAACAAATAGAGCCGGAAGCGGAGATTTTAAAAGTAATTGATACCAAACTACCTATTATCAAAAAGAACCAATATATAAAAACTCTTGATAAATATGTTTCGGTCCATATATTTCCTATTGAACAAGATGGAGAGCTAAAAGCAGTTGCCTCAATATTTAGAGATTCAACAACTTTAGTTAAATTGGGTCAGGAAGTAGAGAATGCCAATGAAATTGCCATGTCTTACAGGCGTCAAATGGAAGCGCAAAATGACTTAGGGAAACTTAAGATTATAGGAAATAGTCCAAGCTTTTTAAGGACAGTTTCCCAGGCGATAATTGTTGCTAAAACAGAGGCAACGGTGCTGATTAAAGGAGAAAATGGAGTTGGCAAAGAGGAAATTGCCAAAGTTATATACTCCCATAGTGAAAGAAAAGATCGTCCCATGATCATGGTTAATTGTGCAGCGATCCCTGAAAACTTAATTGAAAGTGAACTTTTCGGATATGAAGGGGGTTCCTTCACAGGCGCAAAATCCGGCGGCAAGATGGGCAAATTTGAATTAGCTAATGGAGGAACATTGTTTCTTGACGAAATTGGTGATATGCCGTTGGCCATGCAGTCAAAATTATTAAGAGTATTAGAAAATAGGGAAATCGAAAAAATAGGCAGGCAGAAAAACATTCCTGTGGACATACGAATGATTGCTGCCTCAAATCAACCGTTGGACATTTTGATCAAGGAAAAGAAGTTTAGGCAGGATCTCTACTTTAGACTCAATATAGTAGAAATTGAAGTGCCTTCCTTAAGAGATCGCAGGGAGGATATTGGGTTATTGGCAAATTATTTTCTGCAAAAGTATAACAAGAAATATGGGAAATCCATCGTTCTTTCTCAGGAGGTACTTTCGTTTTTATACTCTTACAGTTGGCCGGGAAATGTGCGTGAACTTCAAAACTGCATGGAATATGCCGGAATAATGTGTTTTGAGGATACTTTTAAGCTGATTCACCTGCCGCCGCATATGAAAGAATCAATTGGCTTAACTGTTGAAAAAGAAAATGAATTTGACTATGGAAACGGAACGTTAAAAGAAGCAGTTGAAGCCTTTGAAAAGAAGGTAATTTTAAGTGCAATTTCAGCTTGTGAGGATAACCGAAGTAAAGCCATGAAATTATTAGGACTGAGTAGAAGAACCTTTTATCGCAAACTTAATGACTACAGTATTCATAGTGGCGGAAAGTAA
- a CDS encoding acyclic terpene utilization AtuA family protein produces MKSVRIGASVGFWGDVFTSAVDVAKYGNVKYICGDSLAELTMAILHKAKKKNPNDGYTKDVFPLMNALLPICREKGIKIISNCGGLNPMGAAEAVKGIAQKLGLSDIKIAVVEGDNIKDRLREFCEKGYLTHEGDLDNLEDKYMFANVYLGAREVALALETGADIVITGRTTDTGQFLGPAIYEFGWKDGDWNKLAQGIVMGHLMECSGQGTGGNFSGEWWKVENLGSHGYPVSEIYENGEFIFTNPENTGGLVCVDSVKEQLLYEIHDPNSYLTPDVSVDFTTIKLEDVGKNQVKVSGATGNPKPKTLKATMGYSSGYVGEGRITYAWPDALPKARKAEEIIRQRIDMQGIRYEEIHSEYIGINSIHGPLAPEPEVEPNEVMLRVAMRTDSRDEAAKIGREFPSMVLNGPPHATGLSGMQPVRELIGQKSAYIPREEIEAQVKISVVEV; encoded by the coding sequence ATGAAGTCTGTTAGAATTGGAGCCTCGGTAGGTTTTTGGGGTGATGTATTCACTTCTGCAGTCGATGTAGCTAAATACGGAAATGTTAAATATATCTGTGGAGACTCGTTAGCAGAGTTGACAATGGCCATTCTTCACAAAGCTAAGAAGAAAAATCCCAATGATGGGTACACAAAAGATGTCTTTCCTCTCATGAATGCTCTATTACCAATCTGCAGAGAAAAAGGAATTAAGATTATCAGCAATTGCGGCGGACTCAATCCGATGGGAGCAGCAGAAGCCGTAAAGGGAATTGCGCAAAAACTAGGTTTGTCGGATATTAAGATCGCCGTTGTTGAGGGCGATAATATTAAAGACCGTTTGCGCGAGTTCTGCGAAAAAGGTTATTTGACCCATGAGGGAGATTTAGACAATCTTGAGGATAAGTATATGTTTGCCAATGTTTATCTGGGGGCCAGAGAAGTGGCCCTGGCCTTAGAAACAGGCGCTGACATTGTAATTACCGGCAGAACCACCGACACCGGGCAATTTTTAGGTCCGGCTATCTATGAATTTGGCTGGAAAGATGGAGATTGGAACAAGCTTGCTCAAGGCATCGTCATGGGCCATCTGATGGAATGTTCAGGACAAGGGACAGGCGGTAATTTCAGCGGAGAATGGTGGAAGGTAGAAAATCTGGGGAGTCATGGTTATCCTGTTTCGGAAATTTATGAGAACGGTGAATTTATTTTTACCAACCCCGAAAACACAGGCGGCCTGGTCTGCGTTGATTCGGTGAAGGAGCAGCTGTTGTATGAAATTCATGATCCTAACAGCTATCTGACGCCTGACGTGTCCGTGGACTTCACGACGATCAAGTTAGAAGATGTAGGGAAGAATCAAGTTAAGGTTTCTGGGGCAACAGGCAATCCGAAACCCAAAACTTTAAAGGCCACCATGGGATACTCCAGTGGTTATGTTGGTGAGGGGCGAATTACGTACGCATGGCCTGATGCACTGCCCAAGGCCAGAAAAGCTGAAGAAATTATCAGGCAGAGAATAGACATGCAAGGGATACGATACGAAGAAATTCACAGTGAGTATATCGGCATCAACTCTATTCACGGCCCCTTGGCTCCGGAACCTGAAGTTGAGCCCAATGAAGTAATGCTGAGAGTTGCCATGCGAACTGATTCTAGAGATGAAGCTGCCAAAATCGGAAGGGAATTTCCTTCTATGGTATTGAATGGTCCGCCGCATGCTACCGGTTTGAGTGGGATGCAGCCGGTACGGGAATTGATTGGTCAAAAGTCGGCGTATATTCCCAGAGAAGAGATTGAAGCCCAAGTAAAGATATCGGTTGTGGAGGTGTAG
- a CDS encoding AtuA-related protein — MALVQLSEIAQTRSGDKGDSSDISIFAQNQELYELFKQEITEERVFDHFKQLVTGPVQRFEMDNLLALKFLIDGALAGGASQSLRSDSLGKCFGSNLLRMKIEVPDHILAGLKSFRYPS; from the coding sequence ATGGCCTTAGTTCAACTTTCTGAAATTGCCCAGACAAGATCCGGCGACAAGGGAGATAGCAGTGATATCTCCATCTTTGCTCAAAACCAAGAGCTTTACGAACTATTTAAGCAGGAAATAACGGAAGAACGCGTATTTGACCACTTTAAGCAACTAGTGACCGGACCGGTGCAAAGATTCGAAATGGATAATTTGCTGGCCCTTAAGTTTCTCATTGACGGGGCCTTGGCAGGGGGAGCATCTCAATCTTTGCGCAGCGACAGTTTGGGTAAATGCTTTGGTTCTAATCTTTTACGAATGAAAATCGAAGTTCCGGATCATATTTTAGCAGGTCTAAAGTCTTTCAGATATCCTAGCTAA